The uncultured Cohaesibacter sp. genome window below encodes:
- a CDS encoding CmpA/NrtA family ABC transporter substrate-binding protein translates to MPIRTRKTFGLKLTIALASQLLAGVASAEMLDVEKDELKFGFIKLTDMAPLAVAYEKGYFEDEGLFVTLEAQANWKVLLDRTITGELDGAHMLAGQPLAATIGFGTKAHIVTPFSMDLNGNGITVSNEIWDMMKANIPVGADGKPEHPIKADALKPVIEKFKAEGKPFNMGMVFPVSTHNYELRYWLASGGIHPGFYSPTDVSGQIKADALLSVTPPPQMPATLEAGTIYGYCVGEPWNQQAVFKGIGVPVVTDYEIWKNNPEKVFGLTKEFTEEYPNTTLAITKALIRAAKWLDENDNANRMEAVEILSRPEYVGADKEVIANSMTGTFEYEKGDKREVPDFNVFYRYFATYPYYSDAVWYLSQMRRWGQIPEAKPDSWYDEVAKSVYRPDIYMKAAKMLVDEGYVEEADFPWNSDGYREPTPAADIIDGVPYDGKHPNAYIDSLSIGLKSGDVVKGSEVIKQ, encoded by the coding sequence ATGCCAATCAGAACCAGAAAGACTTTTGGGCTTAAGCTGACAATCGCCCTCGCCAGCCAACTTCTTGCAGGCGTGGCCTCAGCTGAGATGCTGGATGTGGAGAAGGATGAACTCAAGTTCGGTTTCATCAAGCTCACCGACATGGCGCCGCTGGCGGTTGCCTATGAGAAGGGCTACTTCGAGGATGAAGGCCTGTTTGTCACGCTGGAAGCGCAGGCCAACTGGAAGGTTCTGCTCGACCGGACCATCACCGGCGAACTCGATGGCGCCCACATGCTGGCTGGACAGCCACTGGCAGCCACCATCGGCTTTGGCACCAAGGCCCATATCGTCACCCCCTTCTCGATGGACCTCAACGGCAATGGCATCACCGTTTCCAACGAGATCTGGGACATGATGAAGGCGAACATTCCGGTCGGAGCCGACGGCAAGCCCGAGCATCCGATCAAGGCAGATGCCTTGAAGCCTGTGATCGAGAAGTTCAAGGCAGAAGGCAAGCCGTTCAACATGGGCATGGTCTTCCCTGTTTCCACCCACAACTACGAGCTGCGCTACTGGCTCGCTTCTGGCGGCATTCATCCGGGCTTCTATTCGCCAACCGACGTCTCCGGCCAGATCAAGGCGGATGCCCTCCTGTCCGTGACGCCACCACCACAGATGCCGGCAACCCTGGAAGCAGGCACCATCTATGGCTACTGTGTCGGTGAACCGTGGAACCAGCAGGCCGTCTTCAAGGGCATCGGCGTTCCGGTGGTAACCGATTACGAGATCTGGAAGAACAACCCGGAAAAGGTCTTCGGTCTGACCAAGGAATTCACCGAAGAATACCCGAACACCACATTGGCCATTACCAAGGCACTCATCCGCGCCGCCAAGTGGCTCGATGAAAACGACAACGCCAACCGCATGGAAGCGGTGGAAATCCTCTCCCGGCCCGAATATGTCGGCGCTGACAAGGAGGTGATCGCCAACTCCATGACCGGCACCTTCGAATATGAAAAGGGCGACAAGCGCGAAGTGCCCGACTTCAACGTGTTCTATCGTTATTTCGCGACCTACCCATACTATTCCGACGCAGTCTGGTACCTCTCTCAGATGCGTCGGTGGGGCCAGATCCCGGAAGCCAAGCCTGACAGCTGGTATGATGAAGTGGCCAAGTCTGTCTATCGACCAGACATCTACATGAAAGCGGCGAAGATGCTGGTTGATGAAGGCTATGTCGAAGAGGCCGACTTCCCATGGAATAGTGATGGCTATCGTGAGCCAACGCCTGCCGCCGATATCATCGACGGTGTGCCATATGACGGCAAGCATCCTAATGCTTATATCGACTCTCTCAGCATCGGACTGAAATCCGGTGATGTCGTCAAAGGCAGCGAAGTCATCAAGCAATAG
- a CDS encoding CmpA/NrtA family ABC transporter substrate-binding protein: MTHSLFSIQAGYIPLNDAAILIVAKECGFAEQEGIDLQLKKETSWATLRDKLAIGLFDVAHILASIPVAASCNLFPLPLDVVVPMALGLGGNMITLSRSVWEQHLGPTDTTDFDAASAGRNLARLIRARQDAGLGRLKFGAVHPYSSHNYELRYWLSGSGIDPDRDVEILFLPPSTMPEALKSGLIDGYCVGEPWNSQAILEGEGVLLTTKAHIWQSSPEKVLAVRRSFARDQEAAHFALLRALYNAAVWIEDADNLSRLCEILSRDEYLGLEKECLLAGFSGKIRTGFDHVPTIDVPDFYLSVSRAALFPWNSHALWFYSQMVRWEHVSYSENLIESVRKTFSPDYLRRALAGFDVPLPIEGEKVEGAFAEPTPIAADKGQILLGPDQFFDGRTFDPEQISAYLDRG; this comes from the coding sequence ATGACCCATTCCCTGTTTTCCATACAAGCCGGTTACATTCCCCTCAATGATGCTGCCATTCTGATCGTCGCCAAAGAATGTGGCTTTGCGGAACAGGAAGGCATCGACCTGCAGCTGAAGAAGGAAACAAGCTGGGCCACGTTGCGCGACAAGCTGGCGATCGGTCTGTTCGATGTCGCCCATATTCTGGCCTCCATTCCCGTTGCCGCCAGCTGCAATCTGTTTCCCCTGCCGCTCGATGTGGTGGTTCCCATGGCGCTCGGATTGGGAGGCAACATGATCACCCTGTCGCGGTCGGTCTGGGAGCAGCATCTGGGGCCGACCGATACGACCGATTTCGATGCGGCTTCCGCCGGTCGCAATCTGGCAAGGCTGATCCGGGCACGACAGGACGCCGGGCTTGGCCGATTGAAATTCGGTGCCGTGCATCCCTATTCTTCGCATAATTATGAACTGCGCTATTGGCTCTCGGGCAGCGGTATCGACCCGGATCGGGATGTCGAGATCCTGTTCCTGCCTCCATCCACCATGCCCGAGGCGCTCAAGTCCGGGCTCATTGATGGATATTGTGTCGGGGAGCCATGGAACAGTCAGGCCATTCTTGAAGGCGAAGGTGTGCTGCTGACAACGAAGGCCCATATCTGGCAGTCCAGCCCGGAGAAGGTGTTGGCCGTGCGCCGCAGCTTTGCCCGCGATCAGGAAGCTGCGCATTTTGCCCTGTTGCGGGCACTCTACAACGCCGCAGTCTGGATCGAGGATGCCGACAATCTCTCCCGCTTGTGCGAGATTTTGTCTCGGGACGAGTATCTCGGCCTTGAAAAGGAATGCCTGCTGGCCGGTTTCAGTGGCAAGATCCGAACCGGTTTCGACCATGTCCCGACCATAGACGTGCCCGACTTCTATCTGTCGGTCTCGCGGGCGGCCCTTTTCCCGTGGAACAGCCACGCCCTGTGGTTCTATAGTCAGATGGTCCGGTGGGAACATGTCTCCTATAGTGAAAATCTGATCGAGAGTGTGCGCAAGACCTTCAGCCCGGACTATCTGCGAAGGGCTCTGGCCGGGTTTGATGTGCCCTTGCCCATCGAGGGTGAAAAGGTCGAAGGTGCCTTTGCCGAACCCACTCCGATTGCTGCGGACAAGGGGCAGATCCTGCTTGGTCCGGACCAGTTCTTCGATGGTCGCACCTTTGATCCAGAACAGATCAGCGCCTATCTTGACAGGGGCTAG
- a CDS encoding formate/nitrite transporter family protein: MAYVKPSEFAAQMIEAGEAKVFMSTKDTLIRAYMAGAILALAAAFAVTIAVNTGNFLVASLLFPVGFCMLYLLGFDLLTGVFTLAPLALLAKRPGVTWGGVLRNWGLVFVGNFAGALTTAVFMAIIFTMGFSQEPNAVGQKIGKIGEARTLGYAAAGAAGMLTVFIRAVMCNWMVSTGVVAAMMSSTVSGKIMAMWMPILVFFYLGFEHSIVNMFLFPSGIMLGGQFTWFDYLAYNELPVILGNVVGGLTFVGGMIYATHFKTSPSRRPVGIVAEPAE, encoded by the coding sequence ATGGCTTACGTAAAACCATCAGAATTTGCCGCCCAGATGATCGAGGCTGGTGAAGCTAAAGTTTTCATGTCGACCAAGGATACCTTGATCCGCGCTTACATGGCCGGTGCCATTCTGGCGCTCGCGGCGGCCTTTGCCGTGACCATCGCAGTCAACACGGGCAACTTTTTGGTCGCCTCCCTGTTGTTCCCGGTCGGCTTCTGCATGCTCTATCTGCTCGGCTTCGACCTGCTGACCGGCGTGTTCACACTTGCCCCTCTGGCTCTTCTGGCCAAACGCCCCGGCGTGACCTGGGGCGGCGTATTGCGCAACTGGGGTCTGGTCTTTGTTGGCAATTTCGCCGGAGCCCTGACCACTGCCGTCTTCATGGCCATCATCTTTACCATGGGCTTCTCACAGGAGCCGAATGCCGTGGGTCAGAAGATCGGCAAGATCGGTGAGGCACGGACTCTGGGCTACGCCGCCGCCGGCGCTGCCGGAATGCTGACGGTGTTCATCCGCGCCGTGATGTGCAACTGGATGGTCTCCACCGGTGTTGTCGCCGCGATGATGTCCAGCACGGTCTCCGGCAAGATCATGGCCATGTGGATGCCCATTCTGGTCTTCTTCTATCTCGGTTTCGAGCATTCCATCGTCAACATGTTCCTGTTCCCGTCGGGCATCATGCTTGGTGGCCAGTTCACCTGGTTCGACTATCTCGCTTATAACGAGCTGCCGGTGATCCTTGGCAACGTCGTGGGCGGCCTGACTTTTGTTGGTGGCATGATCTACGCAACCCACTTCAAAACCTCTCCATCGCGTCGCCCGGTCGGCATTGTCGCCGAGCCAGCAGAATAA
- a CDS encoding ABC transporter permease: MTDITPNSQTSAARSGPSLRQQRVLAAINKMSSWLDALGLSWLTPLLKLAAGDNVREQMSELKRVLLVPLLGIMIFLLLWAGLAPKVNTSLGAIPGPVQVWEQAGNLWADHLRERQKAADFYERQDDRNAKLEAAGKTDKIKWRSYTGKPTYIDQIITSLITVGVGFLFGTLIAVPLGIASGLSKTVNGAINPLIQIFKPVSPLAWLPLVTMIVSALYVDTVDWLPKSLLISAITVTLCSLWPTLINTALGVASVDKDLMNVGRVLQLSTTKTVTKLVLPSALPLIFTGLRLSLGVGWMVLIAAEMLAQNPGLGKFVWDEFQNGSSQSLAKIMVAVLTIGLVGFILDRVMYALQRAFTFSSNR; encoded by the coding sequence ATGACCGATATCACGCCAAACTCGCAAACCTCCGCAGCGCGAAGCGGCCCAAGCCTGCGCCAGCAACGCGTGCTTGCCGCTATCAACAAGATGAGCAGCTGGCTGGATGCGCTGGGCCTGTCCTGGCTGACGCCCTTGCTCAAACTGGCGGCCGGAGACAATGTCCGGGAACAGATGTCCGAACTCAAGCGGGTTCTTCTGGTTCCCCTGCTCGGGATCATGATCTTTCTGTTGCTCTGGGCAGGTCTCGCCCCCAAGGTGAACACGTCGCTGGGTGCCATTCCCGGCCCGGTTCAGGTCTGGGAACAGGCTGGCAATCTCTGGGCTGACCATCTGCGCGAGCGGCAAAAGGCGGCTGACTTCTATGAGCGCCAGGATGACCGCAACGCCAAGCTGGAAGCCGCAGGCAAAACCGACAAGATCAAATGGCGCAGCTACACCGGCAAGCCGACCTATATCGACCAGATCATCACCTCGCTGATCACCGTTGGTGTGGGCTTCCTGTTCGGAACCCTGATCGCCGTGCCGCTGGGCATCGCCTCTGGGCTCTCCAAGACTGTCAATGGTGCCATCAATCCGCTGATCCAGATCTTCAAGCCGGTTTCACCCCTTGCGTGGTTGCCGCTGGTGACGATGATCGTTTCCGCCCTCTATGTGGATACGGTCGACTGGCTACCCAAATCCCTGCTGATTTCAGCGATCACCGTGACCCTGTGTTCCCTGTGGCCGACCCTCATCAACACCGCTCTTGGCGTTGCTTCTGTCGACAAGGACCTGATGAATGTCGGGCGTGTCCTTCAGCTTTCCACCACCAAGACCGTCACCAAACTGGTGCTGCCTTCCGCCCTGCCGCTGATCTTCACCGGTCTGCGCCTGTCTCTCGGTGTGGGCTGGATGGTGCTGATCGCAGCGGAAATGCTGGCCCAGAATCCCGGCCTTGGCAAATTCGTCTGGGACGAATTCCAGAATGGCTCCTCCCAATCGCTGGCAAAGATCATGGTCGCAGTGCTGACGATCGGTCTGGTCGGCTTCATCCTTGATCGTGTGATGTATGCCCTGCAGCGCGCCTTCACCTTCAGCTCCAACCGCTAG
- a CDS encoding ANTAR domain-containing protein yields MQQSDLKILVADENRSRASIIKLGLIENGYSNVEIITSFNGFASLVEVVQPDVIVVDLENPQRDTLEAFFALSRSIKRPIAMFVDQSDLASMQEAIDAGVSAYVVDGLKKDRVRPIMEMAIARFRAYSKMEDELKEVRSQLKDRDILGKAKQILINHRGLTEDEAYRQIRTTAMNKQKKMSDVAHSIVLAAEAMDL; encoded by the coding sequence ATGCAGCAGTCGGATCTCAAAATTCTTGTAGCAGACGAAAACCGGTCCCGAGCGTCCATCATCAAGCTTGGACTGATCGAGAACGGCTATTCGAATGTCGAGATCATCACCAGCTTCAACGGCTTTGCCAGTCTTGTTGAAGTGGTGCAGCCAGATGTCATTGTGGTGGATCTGGAGAACCCGCAACGCGACACGCTTGAAGCCTTCTTTGCCCTGTCCCGCTCGATCAAGCGACCGATCGCCATGTTTGTTGATCAGTCCGATCTTGCCTCGATGCAGGAAGCCATTGATGCGGGCGTGTCGGCCTATGTGGTAGACGGGCTCAAAAAGGATCGCGTGCGCCCCATCATGGAAATGGCGATTGCGCGCTTCAGGGCCTACTCCAAGATGGAGGATGAGTTGAAGGAGGTCCGGTCCCAGTTGAAGGACAGGGACATCCTTGGCAAGGCAAAGCAGATCTTGATCAATCACCGTGGCTTGACAGAAGACGAGGCCTATCGCCAGATACGCACCACTGCAATGAACAAGCAAAAGAAAATGTCCGACGTTGCGCATAGCATTGTACTCGCTGCAGAAGCGATGGACTTGTAG
- a CDS encoding nitrate ABC transporter ATP-binding protein (This model describes the ATP binding subunits of ATP-binding cassette (ABC) transporters for nitrate transport, or for bicarbonate transport, in bacteria and archaea.), which translates to MTILEISNLSKHYGEGKQRNAVLTDVNLKVEEGEFIAIVGFSGSGKTTLISLLAGLIEPDRGGVIFKGKEIDGPSPERGLVFQSYSLMPWLSVEGNIALAVDSVHTRKTRAERAALVGHYIAMVGLSHARDRKPAELSGGMRQRVAVARALAMQPELLLMDEPLSALDALTRAKLQDEFAAISQEEKKTIILITNDVDEAILLADRIIPLTPGPNATLGKEFKVDMPRPRDRGALNHDDQFIALRSAVTEYLMSISAKRTAEQEGDDMPLPNLVPIEKARSGKIRPLPAAYSEAAQSENDGCYLNFSQLTKIYPTPKGPLTVVDGFDLKVNKGEFISLIGHSGCGKSTVLSMAAGLNPISGGGIILDGKHIQTAGPDKAVVFQAPSLMPWMTARENVMLGVDEVYPKAGKAERADIVDYYLSKVGLGDSLDRLASDLSNGMKQRVGIARAFALSPKLLLLDEPFGMLDSLTRWELQDVLMEVWDRTNVTTICVTHDVDEAILLADRVVMMSNGPEARIGNIMEVDLPRPRSRKELLAHPDYYAYREELLDFLEAYEGGADPSEAQLKSIQEKRASRLARQRNTQKKCAAE; encoded by the coding sequence ATGACTATTTTGGAAATATCAAATCTGTCAAAGCATTACGGTGAAGGAAAACAGCGCAATGCCGTTCTGACAGACGTCAACCTGAAGGTCGAGGAAGGAGAGTTCATTGCCATCGTCGGATTTTCCGGCTCGGGCAAGACCACCCTCATTTCTCTGCTGGCCGGTCTCATCGAGCCTGACCGGGGCGGCGTGATCTTCAAGGGCAAGGAAATTGACGGGCCAAGCCCGGAGCGAGGGCTGGTGTTCCAGTCCTACTCCCTGATGCCCTGGCTGTCAGTTGAGGGCAACATAGCCCTTGCCGTCGACAGCGTCCACACCCGCAAGACCAGAGCGGAACGCGCTGCACTCGTTGGCCACTACATTGCCATGGTGGGCCTCAGCCACGCGCGGGATCGCAAGCCAGCGGAGCTTTCCGGTGGCATGCGCCAGCGCGTGGCAGTGGCGCGCGCTCTGGCCATGCAGCCAGAACTGCTGCTGATGGACGAACCGCTCTCCGCGCTTGATGCCCTGACCCGAGCCAAGCTTCAGGACGAATTCGCGGCCATCTCGCAGGAGGAGAAGAAGACCATCATCCTCATCACCAATGACGTCGATGAAGCCATCCTTCTGGCCGACCGGATCATTCCGCTGACGCCGGGACCGAATGCGACCCTGGGCAAGGAATTCAAGGTCGACATGCCACGCCCACGGGATCGTGGTGCCCTGAACCATGACGACCAATTCATCGCCCTGCGATCCGCAGTAACCGAATATCTGATGTCCATCAGTGCCAAGAGGACAGCTGAGCAGGAAGGCGATGACATGCCTCTGCCGAACCTTGTACCGATCGAAAAGGCACGATCCGGCAAGATCAGGCCACTGCCCGCTGCCTATAGCGAAGCTGCCCAGTCCGAGAATGACGGTTGCTATCTCAACTTCAGCCAGTTGACCAAAATCTACCCAACGCCCAAAGGGCCGCTGACGGTCGTAGACGGCTTCGATCTGAAGGTAAACAAGGGAGAATTCATTTCTCTCATTGGCCATTCCGGCTGCGGCAAGTCGACAGTGCTCTCCATGGCCGCCGGTCTCAACCCGATTTCGGGCGGCGGCATCATTCTCGATGGCAAGCATATCCAGACAGCAGGCCCCGACAAGGCCGTGGTGTTCCAGGCTCCTTCCCTTATGCCATGGATGACGGCGCGCGAGAATGTGATGCTTGGTGTTGACGAGGTCTATCCGAAAGCCGGCAAGGCCGAGCGAGCTGATATCGTCGACTATTACCTCTCCAAGGTTGGCCTTGGCGACAGTCTCGACAGACTGGCGTCCGACCTCTCGAACGGGATGAAACAGCGCGTCGGCATTGCGCGGGCCTTTGCACTTTCACCCAAGCTGCTGCTGCTCGACGAGCCGTTCGGCATGCTTGACAGCCTGACACGCTGGGAGTTGCAGGATGTTCTGATGGAGGTCTGGGATCGGACCAATGTGACAACCATATGCGTCACCCACGATGTCGACGAGGCCATTCTGCTGGCTGACAGGGTGGTGATGATGTCGAATGGCCCGGAAGCGCGTATCGGCAACATCATGGAGGTCGATCTGCCGCGTCCACGGTCACGCAAGGAGCTGCTGGCTCATCCTGACTATTACGCCTATCGCGAGGAACTGCTCGACTTCCTCGAAGCCTATGAGGGCGGCGCCGACCCGAGCGAAGCGCAGCTCAAGTCCATTCAGGAAAAACGGGCATCCCGTCTGGCTCGTCAACGGAACACGCAGAAGAAATGTGCTGCGGAGTAA
- a CDS encoding nitrate reductase encodes MEDVTRTTCPYCGVGCGVLIRKQADGSVKVKGDPDHPANFGRLCSKGTALAETIGLEERLLYPQIDGQHTDWDNALDTIASRFHQIIAEDGPDAIAFYVSGQILTEDYYAANKLMKGAIGSANIDTNSRLCMASSVAGHKRAFGADTVPGCYEDLELADLIVLTGTNLAWCHPVLYQRIAQAKKGNPALKVVLIDPRRTMTADIADLHLPISPDGDIALFLGLLSEISRSECYNEGYVAAYTNGMSDAIEAANSLSTDAILEATGLSRTDLHQFYELFLATEKTVTVYSQGVNQSRVGTDKVNAIINCHLATGRIGRPGMGPFSVTGQPNAMGGREVGGLANMLACHMDIENPSHRQIVGDFWGMTQLPTSAGLKAIDLFDAVASGKIKALWIMSTNPVVSMPDANAVRAAIKACPLVIVSDVQAHTDTLDLAHIKLPAIAWGEKEGTVTNSERCISRQRSFLPAPGETRADWWQMAEVGRRMGYPSQFDWQSAADVFREYAALSAEQNGGARDFDIGLWKAQSDEAYNQMAPFMWPAPSGEQAPVANRRFFAEGDFYTPDRKARAVAVTFAASSQAKAVTRTHPFILNTGRVRDHWHTMTRTARSPRLSQHLAEPYCEINASDAKALGIVDASLVRIENDLGHVIVRALVTDRIQTGHLFVPMHWTDQQSANARVDQLVPAIKDPVSGQPASKSAHVQIAPAPIGCYGYAVLRDKPENLSLPYWALARTKDGWRLEFALADVPEAINSNDLQSALGITCPSEPLSYTDNKGHRSRMAWFDGELLVGAAFLATEPVPVSRDFVAGLLTGNWSSFADRAQVIAGVPGKAMPDKGKIICACMNVGQNEIMTAKAKGCCTVDAIGKATGAGTNCGSCKPEIAEMLHDVAAE; translated from the coding sequence ATGGAAGACGTGACCCGAACCACTTGCCCCTATTGCGGGGTTGGCTGCGGTGTTCTGATCCGCAAGCAAGCCGACGGCTCTGTCAAGGTGAAAGGGGACCCGGATCATCCCGCCAATTTCGGTCGTCTCTGCTCCAAGGGGACTGCTCTGGCGGAGACCATCGGACTGGAGGAGCGTCTGCTCTATCCGCAAATCGATGGTCAACACACCGACTGGGACAATGCACTCGACACCATCGCCAGCCGCTTCCATCAAATCATCGCGGAAGATGGCCCCGATGCGATTGCCTTTTATGTGTCGGGACAAATCCTGACAGAAGACTATTATGCGGCCAACAAGCTGATGAAAGGGGCAATCGGGTCAGCCAACATCGATACCAATTCGCGCCTTTGCATGGCCTCTTCCGTTGCAGGTCATAAGCGGGCCTTCGGCGCCGATACTGTGCCCGGCTGCTACGAAGATCTCGAACTTGCCGATTTGATTGTGCTCACTGGTACCAATCTGGCCTGGTGCCATCCGGTGCTGTATCAGCGTATTGCTCAAGCCAAGAAAGGCAACCCCGCGCTCAAGGTCGTCCTGATCGATCCACGCCGCACCATGACGGCTGACATAGCCGATCTTCATCTGCCGATCAGTCCTGATGGCGACATCGCGCTGTTTCTGGGCCTGTTGTCCGAAATCAGCCGCTCTGAATGCTACAATGAAGGCTATGTGGCAGCCTACACCAATGGCATGAGCGACGCTATTGAAGCAGCCAACTCTCTTTCGACCGATGCCATCCTCGAAGCGACCGGATTATCGCGGACGGATCTTCATCAGTTCTATGAGCTTTTCCTTGCAACGGAAAAGACAGTCACTGTCTACAGTCAGGGCGTCAACCAGTCGCGCGTTGGAACGGACAAGGTCAATGCCATCATCAATTGCCATCTGGCAACTGGACGCATCGGTCGACCGGGGATGGGACCGTTTTCTGTCACTGGGCAACCCAATGCAATGGGAGGGCGAGAGGTTGGCGGATTGGCCAACATGCTTGCCTGCCACATGGATATTGAAAATCCATCCCATCGCCAGATTGTTGGCGACTTCTGGGGAATGACCCAGTTGCCAACCTCGGCCGGGCTCAAGGCCATCGACTTGTTCGACGCCGTCGCGAGCGGCAAGATCAAGGCGTTGTGGATCATGTCCACCAATCCTGTCGTTTCCATGCCGGATGCCAATGCGGTTCGCGCAGCCATCAAGGCCTGTCCGCTCGTCATTGTCTCCGATGTGCAGGCGCATACGGACACGCTTGATCTTGCCCATATCAAACTGCCAGCCATTGCCTGGGGGGAAAAGGAAGGAACGGTTACCAACTCCGAGCGGTGCATTTCTCGTCAACGCTCTTTCCTGCCAGCGCCCGGTGAAACACGCGCAGACTGGTGGCAGATGGCGGAAGTCGGGCGTCGCATGGGCTATCCGTCCCAGTTTGACTGGCAAAGTGCTGCTGATGTCTTCAGAGAGTATGCCGCCCTAAGTGCGGAGCAGAATGGCGGCGCCCGCGATTTTGATATTGGTCTGTGGAAGGCGCAAAGTGATGAGGCCTACAACCAGATGGCCCCATTCATGTGGCCTGCTCCATCCGGAGAGCAAGCTCCCGTCGCGAACCGTCGTTTCTTTGCCGAAGGCGACTTCTACACGCCAGATCGCAAGGCCCGCGCAGTGGCGGTGACGTTTGCAGCGTCCTCACAGGCAAAAGCCGTTACTCGAACACATCCCTTCATTCTCAACACAGGACGCGTGCGAGACCATTGGCACACGATGACCCGCACCGCACGCAGCCCTCGTCTGTCTCAGCATCTGGCCGAGCCATATTGCGAGATCAATGCCTCAGACGCCAAGGCCCTGGGGATTGTTGATGCGTCTCTGGTGCGTATCGAGAATGATCTGGGCCATGTGATCGTTCGTGCCCTCGTCACCGACAGGATTCAAACCGGTCACCTCTTTGTCCCCATGCATTGGACCGATCAGCAAAGTGCCAACGCTCGCGTGGATCAATTGGTGCCAGCCATCAAGGATCCTGTCTCTGGACAGCCTGCGTCGAAATCGGCTCACGTTCAAATCGCCCCGGCTCCGATTGGCTGTTACGGCTACGCCGTGCTGCGGGACAAGCCGGAAAATCTCTCGCTGCCCTATTGGGCTCTGGCGCGAACAAAAGATGGATGGCGACTAGAGTTTGCTCTCGCCGATGTTCCGGAGGCGATCAATAGCAACGACTTGCAGTCTGCTCTTGGCATCACGTGTCCCTCAGAGCCTCTCTCCTATACCGATAACAAGGGTCATCGCTCCAGAATGGCCTGGTTTGACGGCGAACTCCTCGTCGGGGCGGCCTTTCTGGCAACCGAACCGGTGCCGGTGTCCCGCGATTTTGTCGCCGGTCTGCTCACAGGAAACTGGTCCAGCTTCGCCGACCGAGCCCAGGTTATTGCGGGTGTTCCAGGCAAGGCGATGCCCGACAAGGGCAAGATCATTTGTGCCTGCATGAATGTGGGACAGAATGAAATCATGACTGCCAAGGCAAAAGGTTGCTGCACGGTCGATGCCATTGGCAAGGCGACTGGCGCGGGGACCAATTGTGGTTCCTGCAAACCCGAGATAGCGGAGATGCTTCATGACGTCGCGGCAGAGTGA